The window GAGGAGGACGTCGCGGCCTTCCGGTCGCTCGTGCCCGGTTATCGGGGCGAGATCGGATGGGGCCCGCGGGGGCTCGACGCCTGCGCGACGTGGGGTGGCGCGGACACGGTCGTCGCCGGGCTCGTCGGCGCCGTCGGGCTCTCCTCCGCGCACGCGGCTCTGAAGGCCGGCAAGCGCCTGGCGCTCGCCAACAAGGAGACGATGGTCGTCGCGGGCGAGATGATGGCGCGCGCCGCGGCGGAATCCGGCGCCGAGATCCTGCCCGTCGATTCCGAGCACAGCGCCATCCACCAGGCTCTGCGCGCCGGAAGCGCCGCCGAGGTCGAGCGCCTGGTCCTCACCGGTTCGGGCGGGCCGTTCCGGACCCGGGATCTCTCGACGTTCGGGGCGATCACGATCGACGACGCGCTCGCGCATCCGACCTGGAAGATGGGGCCGAAGATCACGATCGATTCCGCGACGATGATGAACAAGGGGCTCGAGATCATCGAGGCGCGGTTCCTGTTCGACGTCCCGCCGGAACGGATCGCGGTGATCCTCCATCCGCAGTCGCTCGTCCACTCGATGGTCGAGTTCCGCGACGGTTCGGTCGTGGCGCAGATGGCGGTCAACGACATGCGGTTCCCGATCCTCTATGCGCTCGCGTACCCGGACCGCCTTCCCGCGCCGCCACCGTTCGGGCGGCTCTCGCTCTCGGGCGCGCGCCTCGACTTCGCCGACGTCGACTCGCGGCGTTACCCGGCGGTCGCGATCGCGCGGGAGGCGCTGGAAGAGGGGGGCGCCGCGCCGGCGATCC is drawn from Thermoanaerobaculia bacterium and contains these coding sequences:
- the dxr gene encoding 1-deoxy-D-xylulose-5-phosphate reductoisomerase, with amino-acid sequence EEDVAAFRSLVPGYRGEIGWGPRGLDACATWGGADTVVAGLVGAVGLSSAHAALKAGKRLALANKETMVVAGEMMARAAAESGAEILPVDSEHSAIHQALRAGSAAEVERLVLTGSGGPFRTRDLSTFGAITIDDALAHPTWKMGPKITIDSATMMNKGLEIIEARFLFDVPPERIAVILHPQSLVHSMVEFRDGSVVAQMAVNDMRFPILYALAYPDRLPAPPPFGRLSLSGARLDFADVDSRRYPAVAIAREALEEGGAAPAILNAANEIAVEAFLAGKIPFLRIVPVVVETRSAMGSRPAPRSVEEALAIDADARRVARDRAAQAAGVRA